One window of Methanogenium organophilum genomic DNA carries:
- a CDS encoding TrmB family transcriptional regulator, with protein sequence MAKNTSNTTMIQEHLKSLGLTKYESLVYIALLQVDGATATEIHEISGVPRASVYPVLDKLSKKQLVNITTTSPKRFAATPPEEAIDSLIARITQDSATVKQELSAIYEERTSMNHAERQETIWSIHGAENIGSRAIEIIRTAESEVAIISGRTTLTKPVQEAIKALGPDIKVEIATVGGRRRDDIPPNAEELIIETIHQPENIGAGKHLPCVIIIDQQRVIAFSGGEADTPSALYSESPGFVSLFTGYWAFVKGQIPISGEKQ encoded by the coding sequence ATGGCCAAGAATACATCAAACACCACAATGATACAGGAACACCTGAAATCCCTCGGCCTGACAAAATATGAGAGCCTTGTCTATATCGCCCTCCTCCAGGTCGATGGCGCAACAGCAACCGAGATCCATGAGATTTCCGGCGTCCCCCGGGCATCAGTCTATCCTGTTCTCGATAAACTCAGCAAAAAACAGCTGGTCAACATTACCACTACCTCACCGAAACGCTTTGCAGCAACTCCCCCTGAAGAAGCCATCGATAGTCTCATTGCGCGCATCACCCAGGACTCTGCCACCGTGAAGCAGGAACTCTCTGCAATCTATGAAGAGCGGACCAGCATGAACCACGCCGAACGGCAGGAAACCATCTGGAGCATTCACGGCGCGGAAAATATCGGGAGCCGGGCTATTGAGATTATCCGGACCGCAGAGTCTGAGGTCGCCATCATCAGCGGGAGAACCACCCTGACAAAACCCGTGCAGGAGGCAATCAAAGCCCTTGGCCCGGATATAAAGGTGGAGATTGCAACCGTAGGTGGCAGACGACGTGACGATATCCCCCCGAATGCAGAAGAACTTATTATCGAAACGATTCACCAGCCGGAAAACATCGGGGCCGGGAAGCATCTGCCCTGTGTCATTATCATCGACCAGCAGCGGGTGATCGCATTTTCCGGCGGGGAGGCCGATACCCCCAGCGCACTCTACTCCGAGTCACCCGGATTTGTGAGCCTGTTTACGGGATACTGGGCATTTGTCAAAGGACAAATCCCAATCTCCGGAGAAAAACAGTAG
- a CDS encoding NAD+ synthase, whose product MNTTCEIGCECERIEQMIRHTLWSSGAKGFVVGISGGVDSALAAALCARAVGGERVMGIALPSPVTPEEDLKDGADLCAAFDIPFLTIPIEPMLSAFAGMEHFEKTPYLSGNLMARIRMTTLYYHANRLHYLVCGTSNRSEYMLGYCTKHGDNAADIQPILHCYKTRVFALAEEVGVPAAIIEKPPSAGLWPGQSDEAEIGFAYKEIDSALASLEAHDWTASNAQEELILGKVQASMHKRMDPPNLLKNP is encoded by the coding sequence ATGAATACAACGTGTGAAATTGGCTGTGAATGTGAACGCATAGAACAGATGATACGTCACACCCTCTGGTCATCCGGGGCAAAGGGGTTTGTCGTGGGCATCAGCGGCGGAGTAGACTCTGCTCTTGCAGCAGCCCTTTGCGCCCGTGCGGTGGGCGGAGAACGGGTGATGGGGATTGCACTCCCGTCCCCCGTCACCCCGGAAGAAGACCTCAAAGACGGAGCGGATCTCTGTGCCGCCTTTGATATCCCCTTCCTGACGATACCCATCGAACCGATGCTCAGCGCATTTGCAGGTATGGAGCATTTTGAGAAGACACCATACCTGAGCGGGAACCTGATGGCCCGCATCCGCATGACTACACTCTATTATCATGCAAACCGTCTGCACTACCTCGTCTGCGGGACGTCCAACCGTTCCGAGTACATGCTGGGCTACTGCACCAAACATGGGGACAATGCAGCCGATATCCAGCCGATTCTGCACTGTTACAAGACACGGGTCTTTGCTCTCGCAGAAGAGGTGGGTGTGCCAGCGGCAATCATTGAAAAACCACCTTCAGCAGGCCTCTGGCCGGGCCAGAGTGACGAGGCAGAGATTGGGTTCGCCTACAAAGAGATCGACAGCGCCCTTGCCTCCCTTGAGGCACATGACTGGACGGCATCAAACGCACAGGAAGAGCTCATCCTTGGGAAGGTGCAGGCCTCCATGCACAAACGCATGGACCCGCCAAACCTCCTGAAGAATCCCTGA
- a CDS encoding glucose-6-phosphate isomerase family protein — translation MELYRDIDLPDPQIRTIGQMQPVLAVAGCNASGPLYFMYRNLARTAEDRAWLAANQIRFDYTVIPPRTLCGEFTKTKGHYHPAAPDGTGYPELYQVLAGQAEYLLQTRDSSYVVVVRAGPGDVVLVPPGYGHVTINPADTELCMVNLVSEAFASEYAAYEEQQGAAYYHCTDGWMKNPQYGDAGDLTIRDAPEFPEEGIVHGREIYELIGGDSLGFLNNPAEYAHLFRAF, via the coding sequence ATGGAACTGTACCGGGACATCGACCTCCCTGACCCACAGATACGAACTATAGGCCAGATGCAACCGGTCCTTGCCGTGGCAGGATGCAACGCATCCGGCCCCCTCTATTTTATGTACCGGAACCTTGCCCGAACGGCAGAGGACCGGGCATGGCTCGCGGCCAACCAGATACGGTTTGATTATACCGTCATCCCTCCGCGGACTCTCTGCGGGGAATTTACAAAGACCAAGGGACATTATCATCCGGCAGCACCGGACGGCACCGGCTATCCGGAACTCTACCAGGTGCTTGCAGGACAGGCAGAATATCTGCTCCAGACCCGAGACTCCTCATATGTTGTTGTCGTGCGGGCGGGACCGGGTGATGTCGTCCTCGTCCCGCCGGGATATGGTCATGTGACCATTAATCCGGCAGACACCGAACTCTGCATGGTCAATCTGGTTTCAGAAGCGTTTGCGAGCGAATATGCGGCGTATGAAGAACAGCAGGGGGCGGCATACTATCACTGCACCGACGGCTGGATGAAGAACCCACAGTATGGCGATGCAGGGGATCTCACCATCCGTGATGCTCCGGAGTTTCCGGAGGAAGGTATCGTCCACGGCCGGGAGATCTATGAGCTCATCGGCGGAGACTCCCTTGGGTTTCTGAATAATCCGGCGGAGTACGCTCATCTCTTTCGTGCATTCTGA
- a CDS encoding COG1361 S-layer family protein, whose amino-acid sequence MNFSRTAILGIALLVCLCAPVMAAEKVISGPPDLRISIEGSNEFYPDTMVTIPVKVENIGTIDFSSQNPENVAREDRPNTAKNVVVTLEAGDAPVSVKTDAQLVGDIAGGARVQAPFEVRINDGAPAGTYILPVTLEYTYLYHATEFSNDALTYEYRTKTETLSLEIVIKPDVQITVLSTDVEELNAGTEGYLAITVENSGQDTGKQATLVLSSVSGSPVSPTDGSYFIGEFAPGETVTANFKVAASTDASGSSYPMDIAVSYESSEGDKTTSKPVTIGIPVGEKITFEVVSEAYVMFPSETGTIEVVYKNSGGATAYDATSRISAVDPFTSNDDTAYLGDLAPGETATAYYHVSVSDDATIKEYGLDTEIRYKDSLKNSVISDPMKAEVTVQQRSGLGTMLTNPIVLTVLLFIILGAGYYLYQQRKQKQQ is encoded by the coding sequence ATGAATTTTTCACGCACTGCAATACTGGGAATCGCCCTCCTCGTGTGCCTCTGTGCACCCGTGATGGCAGCAGAGAAAGTGATCTCCGGACCACCGGATCTGCGTATCAGCATCGAGGGGAGCAACGAGTTCTATCCTGACACCATGGTAACCATACCGGTGAAGGTGGAGAACATCGGCACCATTGATTTCTCCTCACAGAATCCGGAGAATGTAGCCCGCGAAGATCGCCCTAACACCGCCAAGAATGTGGTTGTTACGCTTGAAGCGGGAGATGCGCCGGTTTCCGTGAAGACCGATGCGCAACTTGTTGGTGACATTGCTGGCGGAGCACGCGTGCAGGCACCCTTCGAGGTCAGAATAAATGACGGTGCACCCGCAGGGACATACATCCTTCCGGTTACGCTGGAATACACCTATCTCTACCACGCAACCGAGTTCAGCAATGATGCGCTGACGTATGAATACCGGACGAAAACCGAGACGCTTTCCCTTGAGATTGTCATCAAACCGGATGTGCAGATCACCGTCCTCTCAACAGATGTGGAGGAACTGAATGCCGGAACCGAGGGTTACCTGGCGATCACCGTCGAAAACAGCGGACAGGACACTGGAAAACAGGCAACACTTGTCCTTTCATCTGTCTCCGGAAGCCCGGTCAGCCCGACTGACGGCAGTTATTTCATCGGTGAGTTTGCACCCGGTGAGACCGTAACGGCAAATTTCAAGGTGGCTGCATCAACGGATGCCTCCGGCTCATCCTACCCGATGGATATCGCAGTCTCCTATGAGAGCAGTGAGGGAGATAAGACCACCTCAAAGCCGGTGACCATCGGTATCCCGGTGGGAGAGAAGATCACCTTCGAGGTTGTCTCTGAGGCATATGTGATGTTCCCTTCAGAAACAGGCACGATTGAAGTGGTTTACAAGAACTCCGGCGGTGCCACGGCATACGATGCCACATCCCGTATCAGTGCTGTTGACCCTTTCACGAGCAATGACGACACTGCATACCTTGGTGACCTGGCACCCGGCGAGACGGCCACTGCCTACTATCATGTCAGTGTCTCTGACGATGCCACTATCAAGGAATACGGACTTGACACCGAGATCCGGTACAAGGACTCTCTCAAGAACAGTGTCATCTCAGACCCGATGAAGGCTGAAGTGACCGTTCAGCAGAGAAGTGGCCTCGGGACAATGCTGACAAACCCGATTGTGCTCACCGTGCTGCTCTTCATCATCCTTGGTGCAGGGTACTACCTATATCAACAGAGAAAACAGAAACAACAGTAA